Proteins co-encoded in one Enterobacter sp. R4-368 genomic window:
- a CDS encoding Cof-type HAD-IIB family hydrolase has translation MTVKVIVTDMDGTFLDDAKQYDRTRFMAQFEQLRQRNIEFVVASGNQYYQLISFFPELKETISFVAENGALVYEHGQQLFHGELTRHEAQVVIGELLKDSSLNFVACGLESAYVSENAPAEFVDLMSKHYYRLKPVRDFQHIDDTLFKFSLNLPDSDIPQLIDALHVSLDGIMKPVTSGFGFVDLIIPGLHKANGITRLLKRWGISPQQCVTIGDSGNDAEMLRMTDFSFAMGNASDAIKAIAHHQTDDNNHHGALNVIQAVLDNTAPFNR, from the coding sequence ATGACCGTCAAAGTTATCGTTACCGATATGGACGGAACCTTCCTTGATGACGCCAAGCAGTACGATCGCACACGATTTATGGCGCAATTCGAGCAGCTTCGTCAGCGGAATATTGAGTTTGTTGTCGCCAGCGGCAACCAGTATTACCAGCTGATCTCCTTCTTCCCGGAGCTGAAAGAGACCATTTCGTTCGTCGCGGAAAACGGCGCGCTGGTGTATGAGCACGGTCAACAGTTGTTCCACGGTGAGCTGACCCGTCACGAAGCGCAGGTGGTGATTGGCGAACTGTTAAAAGACAGCAGCCTCAACTTTGTTGCCTGCGGCCTGGAAAGCGCGTACGTAAGCGAAAACGCTCCGGCAGAGTTCGTCGATCTGATGTCGAAACACTATTACCGCTTAAAGCCGGTACGCGATTTTCAGCACATTGACGATACCCTGTTCAAGTTTTCGTTGAACTTGCCGGACAGCGACATCCCGCAATTGATCGACGCTCTGCATGTCTCGCTTGACGGCATCATGAAGCCGGTCACCAGCGGCTTTGGTTTTGTCGATTTGATAATTCCTGGTCTGCATAAAGCCAACGGCATTACGCGCCTGCTTAAACGCTGGGGCATCTCGCCGCAACAGTGCGTCACCATTGGCGACAGCGGTAACGACGCGGAAATGCTGCGCATGACCGATTTCTCGTTCGCCATGGGCAACGCCAGCGACGCCATCAAAGCCATTGCCCATCATCAGACCGATGACAATAACCACCACGGCGCCCTGAATGTGATTCAGGCCGTGCTTGATAACACCGCGCCATTCAATCGCTGA
- a CDS encoding MFS transporter, which translates to MSQGINNEMAASKSRRIVKKLRWWMLVLFLFGVTVNYITRNSLGILAPELKTSLGITTEQYSWIVGAFQLAYTIFQPLCGWLIDVIGLKVGFMVCAIIWALACIFHAGAGSWVHLAILRFTMGASEAAATPANAKTIGEWFPKSERPVAAGWAGVGFSIGAMLAPPIIYFAHASFGWQGAFMFTGVLALLWVILWWAFYHNPDKHPNLSKDELTFIQQDNEPPAVKLPFFTALKTVSKNKRFYGIAIPAFMAEPAWAVLSFWVPLYLAKEHGMDLKQIAMFAWLPFLAADLGSVASGYLTKLYTRWFGCSRVNSVVASSVTGAFLMISLAIVAITRDPYITIVLISIGGFGHQIISCMLSALVVESFDKGQMATVNGMRGSAAWIASFLFSLLIGVTADKIGFNPLFIAMGFFDLIGACFLVAFIAERRAKRA; encoded by the coding sequence ATGAGCCAGGGGATCAACAATGAAATGGCGGCCAGCAAGAGCCGCCGGATAGTCAAAAAATTACGCTGGTGGATGTTGGTGCTGTTCTTATTCGGCGTCACGGTGAACTACATCACCCGAAACTCGCTGGGGATTCTGGCACCGGAATTAAAAACCAGCCTCGGCATCACCACCGAACAATACTCATGGATTGTCGGCGCGTTTCAGCTGGCTTACACCATTTTCCAGCCGCTGTGTGGCTGGCTGATTGACGTGATTGGCCTGAAAGTTGGCTTTATGGTGTGCGCCATCATCTGGGCGCTGGCCTGTATTTTCCACGCTGGCGCAGGCAGTTGGGTACATCTGGCGATTTTGCGTTTCACCATGGGCGCATCGGAAGCGGCGGCTACACCGGCGAACGCCAAAACTATCGGCGAATGGTTCCCGAAATCAGAACGCCCGGTGGCTGCCGGTTGGGCGGGCGTGGGCTTCTCGATTGGTGCCATGCTGGCTCCGCCGATTATCTACTTCGCTCACGCCTCATTTGGCTGGCAGGGCGCGTTTATGTTTACCGGTGTGCTGGCGCTGCTGTGGGTGATTTTGTGGTGGGCGTTTTACCATAACCCGGACAAACACCCGAACCTCAGTAAAGACGAGCTGACCTTTATTCAGCAGGATAATGAACCACCCGCGGTCAAACTGCCCTTCTTTACCGCTCTGAAAACTGTCTCGAAAAACAAACGCTTTTACGGTATCGCCATCCCGGCGTTTATGGCAGAACCGGCCTGGGCGGTGCTGAGCTTCTGGGTGCCGCTCTATCTGGCGAAAGAACACGGTATGGATCTGAAACAGATCGCCATGTTCGCCTGGCTGCCGTTCCTCGCCGCCGATCTCGGTAGCGTCGCCAGCGGTTACCTGACCAAACTCTATACCCGCTGGTTTGGCTGCTCCCGCGTGAACTCGGTGGTTGCCAGCTCGGTGACCGGCGCATTTTTGATGATTTCGCTCGCCATTGTCGCGATTACCCGCGATCCATACATCACCATCGTGCTGATTTCGATTGGCGGTTTTGGCCATCAGATCATCTCCTGCATGTTGAGCGCACTGGTGGTGGAATCCTTCGATAAAGGCCAGATGGCAACAGTAAATGGCATGCGCGGCTCGGCGGCGTGGATCGCCAGCTTCCTCTTCTCACTGCTGATTGGCGTCACCGCCGACAAAATTGGTTTCAACCCGCTGTTTATTGCCATGGGTTTCTTTGACCTGATTGGCGCTTGTTTCCTGGTGGCATTTATTGCTGAACGACGCGCAAAACGCGCCTGA
- a CDS encoding DUF1479 domain-containing protein — protein MAFTSETLPTDHKASIRQMKQELRAQIGDVQQVYNRLSEQIAARVTDINALKAQGKSVWPQIAYSDIAQGKVSEAQRALIKQRGCAVIKGHFPREQALGWDRSMLDYLDQNHFDEVYKGPGDSFFGTLEASRPEIYPIYWSQAQMQARQSEEMAAVQSFLNRLWRFESEGQQWFDPDVSVIYPDRIRRRPPGTTSKGLGAHTDSGALERWLLPAYQRVFASVFSGKCEEYDPWNAAHRTEVEEYTVDNTTKCSVFRTFQGWTALSDMLPGQGLLHVVPIPEAMAYILLRPLLDDVPEDELCGVAPGRVLPVSEKWHPLLMEALSSIPALEAGDSVWWHCDVIHSVAPVENQQGWGNVMYIPAAPLCAKNLAYARKVKIALEQGASPGDFPRENYESDWSGRFTLDDLNIHGKRALGMDV, from the coding sequence ATGGCTTTTACCAGTGAAACGCTGCCCACCGATCACAAAGCATCGATTCGTCAGATGAAACAGGAACTGCGCGCGCAGATCGGCGATGTACAGCAGGTGTATAACCGCCTGAGCGAACAGATTGCCGCCCGCGTAACCGATATCAATGCCCTTAAAGCACAAGGCAAATCCGTGTGGCCACAAATTGCCTACAGCGACATTGCGCAAGGCAAGGTTAGCGAGGCGCAGCGGGCGCTTATCAAGCAACGCGGTTGTGCGGTCATTAAGGGGCATTTCCCGCGTGAGCAGGCGCTGGGCTGGGATCGCTCAATGCTGGATTACCTCGACCAGAACCATTTTGATGAGGTGTACAAAGGGCCTGGTGACAGCTTCTTTGGCACGCTGGAGGCTTCGCGCCCGGAAATCTACCCTATTTACTGGTCGCAGGCGCAGATGCAGGCGCGCCAGAGCGAGGAAATGGCCGCTGTGCAATCCTTCCTCAACCGCCTGTGGCGCTTCGAAAGTGAAGGCCAGCAATGGTTTGATCCGGATGTGAGCGTCATCTACCCGGATCGCATTCGCCGCCGTCCACCGGGAACCACCTCGAAAGGCCTCGGCGCGCATACGGATTCCGGTGCGCTGGAGCGCTGGCTGCTCCCCGCTTACCAGCGTGTGTTTGCCAGCGTGTTTAGCGGCAAATGTGAGGAATATGACCCGTGGAATGCGGCGCACCGCACCGAGGTGGAAGAGTACACGGTGGATAACACCACCAAATGTTCGGTGTTCCGCACCTTCCAGGGCTGGACAGCGTTGTCGGACATGCTCCCCGGACAAGGGTTGCTGCACGTGGTGCCGATCCCGGAAGCGATGGCGTATATTCTGCTGCGCCCGCTGCTGGATGATGTTCCGGAAGATGAGCTTTGCGGTGTGGCGCCAGGGCGTGTATTACCGGTCTCGGAGAAGTGGCATCCGCTGCTGATGGAAGCCCTGAGCAGCATTCCGGCGCTGGAAGCCGGGGATTCCGTATGGTGGCACTGCGATGTGATCCACTCGGTTGCGCCGGTGGAAAACCAGCAAGGCTGGGGCAATGTGATGTACATTCCCGCCGCGCCGCTGTGTGCGAAAAATCTCGCGTATGCGCGCAAAGTGAAGATCGCGCTGGAACAAGGTGCTTCGCCGGGCGATTTTCCGCGTGAGAACTACGAAAGCGACTGGTCAGGCCGCTTTACGCTGGACGACCTGAATATTCATGGTAAGCGCGCGCTGGGTATGGACGTTTAG
- a CDS encoding LacI family DNA-binding transcriptional regulator — MDKKLKITEIALRTNLSTSTVSRVLAGKANTSEKARTAVLACARELGVMEGIAAGRLLLNNLIVFAPQRAFDERSDIFYYRVIQSINKALSPHEVRLRYCALEELDSDANEFLARMNAAETQAAILLGIDDPHIHDLAADMGKPCVLINCRDGRMRLPSIAPDHRTIGEFAANYLFDMGHREVVNVMCLRRYTMDLRLAGIKEAWQRRNLRFQSKRDLITVPSFSAKEAGMRVGEWLDDPAHKSPPTAFLVGGDFMAEGTVHALQQRGLRVPQDVSVMSIDAFNLAAIQDVPLTAVHVPRDELGVEAVHLLQQRLIRPQATTGSLLLNGTLAVRESVRRIRPGQQRTAVEREGLYDV, encoded by the coding sequence ATGGATAAAAAGCTCAAAATCACCGAAATTGCCCTGCGTACGAATCTGTCGACCAGCACGGTTTCCCGCGTGCTGGCAGGCAAAGCCAATACCAGTGAAAAAGCGCGCACAGCAGTGTTGGCCTGCGCGCGTGAGCTGGGGGTGATGGAGGGGATTGCCGCCGGGCGGCTGTTGCTGAATAACCTGATTGTTTTCGCACCGCAGCGGGCCTTTGATGAGCGTTCCGATATCTTCTATTACCGTGTGATCCAGAGCATTAACAAAGCGTTATCACCCCATGAAGTGCGGCTGCGCTACTGCGCGCTGGAAGAGCTGGACAGCGACGCCAATGAATTTCTCGCGCGCATGAACGCAGCGGAAACCCAGGCGGCGATCCTGCTGGGCATTGATGATCCCCATATTCATGACCTGGCGGCGGATATGGGTAAACCCTGCGTGTTAATCAACTGCCGTGACGGGCGTATGCGTTTGCCTTCCATCGCGCCGGATCACCGCACGATCGGCGAGTTTGCTGCAAATTATCTGTTTGATATGGGCCACCGCGAGGTGGTGAATGTGATGTGCCTGCGTCGCTACACGATGGATCTGCGCCTGGCGGGCATCAAAGAGGCCTGGCAGCGGCGCAATCTGCGTTTCCAAAGTAAGCGGGATCTGATCACCGTCCCCAGTTTTAGTGCCAAAGAAGCGGGGATGCGGGTAGGGGAGTGGCTTGATGATCCGGCGCATAAATCACCGCCTACCGCCTTTCTCGTCGGGGGCGATTTTATGGCGGAAGGCACGGTTCATGCGCTCCAGCAGCGTGGGCTGCGCGTGCCGCAGGATGTCTCGGTGATGAGCATTGACGCTTTTAATCTGGCGGCGATTCAGGATGTGCCGCTTACCGCGGTGCATGTCCCGCGTGATGAACTTGGCGTGGAGGCGGTACACCTGCTGCAACAGCGGTTGATCCGCCCGCAGGCCACTACCGGTTCGCTGTTACTCAACGGTACGCTTGCGGTGCGCGAATCGGTACGGCGGATACGTCCAGGGCAACAACGTACCGCCGTGGAGCGTGAAGGGTTGTATGACGTCTAA
- a CDS encoding formate C-acetyltransferase/glycerol dehydratase family glycyl radical enzyme produces the protein MTTLQLNTLTDRIKAHKTALVHIVKPPVCTERARHYTQVYQQNMDKPLPVRRALALAHHLAERTIWIKHDELIIGNQASEVRAAPIFPEYTVSWIEKEIDELADRPGAGFAVSEENKRVLHEICPWWRGQTVQDRCYGMFTDEQKALLETGIIKAEGNMTSGDAHLAVNFPLLLELGLDGLRHKVDERRTRINLTVFDDLHGDQFLKAIDIVLEAVSLHIERFAGLARQMAAEETRQNRRDELLAIAENCLIIAHEPPRTFWQALQLCYFIQLILQIESNGHSVSFGRMDQYLYPYYRRDVELQQSLPREQAIELLHSCWLKLLEVNKIRSGSHSKASAGSPLYQNVTIGGQQWHNGEARDAVNPLSYAILESCGRLRSTQPNLSVRYHAGMSNDFLDACVQVIRCGFGMPAFNNDEIVIPEFIKLGVETADAYDYAAIGCIETAVGGKWGYRCTGMSFINFARVMLAALEGGRDATSGKIFQPQIQALSAGNFHGFEEVMQAWDRQIRYYTRKSIEIEYVVDTMLEENVPDILCSALVDDCIERAKSIKQGGAKYDWVSGLQVGIANLGNSLAAVKKLVFDQGVIGQQQLAQALAEDFDGLTHEQLRQRLVNSAPKYGNDDDSVDTLLVRAYQTYIDELKQYHNPRYGRGPIGGNYYAGTSSISANVPFGAATMATPDGRKAHTPLAEGASPASGTDHLGPTAVISSVGKLPVEAILGGVLLNQKLNPSTLENESDKQKLMVLLRTFFEVHKGWHIQYNIVSRETLLEAKKHPDRYRDLVVRVAGYSAFFTALSPDAQDDIIARTEHTL, from the coding sequence ATGACCACGCTGCAACTCAACACCCTGACCGATCGTATAAAAGCCCATAAAACCGCGCTGGTGCATATTGTGAAGCCACCGGTTTGCACCGAGCGCGCCCGACATTACACCCAGGTTTACCAGCAGAACATGGACAAACCGCTGCCGGTACGCCGCGCGCTGGCGCTGGCGCATCACCTGGCCGAACGTACCATCTGGATCAAGCATGACGAGTTGATTATTGGTAACCAGGCAAGCGAAGTGCGCGCTGCGCCGATCTTCCCCGAATACACCGTTTCGTGGATCGAAAAAGAGATCGATGAGCTCGCCGACCGCCCCGGCGCAGGCTTTGCGGTTAGCGAAGAGAACAAACGCGTGCTGCATGAGATCTGCCCGTGGTGGCGCGGTCAGACGGTGCAGGATCGCTGTTACGGTATGTTTACTGACGAACAAAAAGCGCTGCTGGAAACCGGCATTATCAAAGCCGAAGGCAATATGACTTCTGGCGACGCGCACCTGGCGGTGAACTTCCCGCTGCTGCTGGAGCTTGGCCTCGACGGGTTGCGCCACAAAGTGGATGAACGCCGGACGCGCATCAACCTGACTGTGTTCGACGACCTGCATGGCGATCAATTTTTAAAAGCGATTGATATTGTGCTGGAAGCCGTCAGCCTGCATATCGAACGTTTTGCCGGGCTGGCACGCCAGATGGCCGCGGAAGAGACGCGGCAAAACCGCCGCGATGAACTGCTGGCGATAGCGGAAAACTGCCTGATTATCGCCCACGAACCACCGCGCACCTTCTGGCAGGCGTTGCAGCTCTGCTACTTTATCCAGCTGATTTTGCAGATTGAATCCAACGGGCATTCGGTCTCTTTCGGACGCATGGATCAGTATCTGTATCCGTACTATCGCCGCGATGTTGAATTGCAGCAGTCATTGCCGCGCGAACAGGCCATTGAGCTGCTGCACAGTTGCTGGCTGAAACTGCTGGAAGTGAACAAAATTCGCTCCGGCTCGCATTCGAAAGCCTCGGCGGGCAGCCCGCTCTATCAGAACGTCACCATCGGCGGTCAGCAGTGGCATAACGGTGAAGCGCGCGACGCGGTTAACCCGCTCTCTTACGCGATTCTGGAATCCTGCGGACGCCTGCGTTCCACCCAGCCGAACCTGAGCGTGCGTTACCACGCCGGCATGAGCAACGACTTCCTCGACGCCTGCGTGCAGGTTATTCGCTGCGGCTTTGGCATGCCCGCGTTCAATAACGATGAAATTGTCATCCCAGAATTTATCAAACTCGGCGTTGAGACCGCCGACGCCTACGACTATGCGGCCATTGGCTGCATTGAAACCGCCGTTGGCGGCAAATGGGGCTACCGCTGCACCGGCATGAGCTTTATCAACTTCGCCCGCGTGATGCTGGCGGCACTGGAAGGCGGACGCGACGCCACCAGCGGCAAAATCTTTCAGCCGCAGATCCAGGCGCTGTCGGCGGGTAATTTCCACGGCTTCGAGGAGGTGATGCAGGCGTGGGATCGGCAGATCCGTTATTACACCCGTAAATCCATTGAGATTGAGTATGTGGTCGACACCATGCTGGAAGAGAACGTGCCTGATATTCTCTGCTCCGCGCTGGTCGATGACTGCATCGAACGGGCGAAAAGCATTAAACAAGGTGGCGCGAAATATGACTGGGTGTCCGGCTTGCAGGTGGGGATCGCCAACCTGGGTAACAGCCTCGCGGCGGTGAAAAAGCTGGTTTTTGACCAGGGTGTTATCGGGCAACAACAACTGGCGCAGGCACTGGCAGAAGATTTTGACGGCCTGACGCACGAACAGTTGCGCCAGCGGCTGGTCAACAGCGCGCCGAAATACGGCAACGATGATGACAGCGTGGATACGCTGCTGGTACGTGCTTATCAAACCTATATCGATGAGCTGAAGCAGTATCACAACCCGCGTTACGGTCGCGGCCCGATCGGTGGCAATTATTACGCCGGAACCTCGTCCATTTCCGCGAACGTGCCGTTTGGCGCAGCGACGATGGCGACACCGGATGGTCGCAAAGCGCATACGCCGCTGGCGGAGGGCGCAAGCCCGGCGTCCGGCACCGATCATCTGGGGCCGACGGCGGTGATAAGCTCGGTGGGTAAATTGCCGGTGGAGGCGATTCTCGGCGGGGTGTTGCTGAACCAGAAACTGAATCCGTCGACGCTGGAAAACGAGAGCGATAAGCAAAAGCTGATGGTGCTGTTGCGCACCTTCTTTGAGGTGCATAAAGGCTGGCATATTCAGTACAACATCGTGTCGCGCGAAACGCTGCTGGAGGCGAAGAAACACCCGGATCGGTATCGCGATTTGGTGGTGCGCGTCGCCGGTTATTCGGCGTTCTTTACCGCCCTGTCGCCAGATGCGCAGGACGACATTATCGCCCGTACTGAACATACCTTATAA